A stretch of the Clostridiales bacterium genome encodes the following:
- a CDS encoding branched-chain amino acid ABC transporter permease, with protein sequence MKTKKARMITNAVTYGVLTALFIVLTVMINNNTITRTLKGQLIPICSWIVMAVSLNLVVGISGELSLGHAGFMSIGAFTGIVTSGWLLNGFEMQDPTLRLLIAIAAGGLIAGIFGVLIGIPVLRLRGDYLAIVTLAFGEIIKNVMNCVYASVDGKALHFGFLNSALPGTLLLNGPMGAVKVKAISTFTAGFILVMLTLVVVLNLVNSRSGRAIMAARDNRIAAEAMGISITKYKMMAFVTAAVLAGMAGALYGLSMATLVPTKFSFNESINVLVFVVLGGIGNIPGSIVAATALTILPERLRFLQNYRMLAYAVLLILVMLLSNNPTVKSLWRRLIPGRKQDGEEALKA encoded by the coding sequence ATGAAGACGAAGAAAGCCCGGATGATTACCAATGCCGTCACCTACGGTGTGCTGACCGCCCTGTTTATCGTCCTGACGGTCATGATCAACAACAACACGATTACCCGCACCCTGAAGGGCCAGTTGATCCCGATCTGCAGCTGGATCGTGATGGCGGTCTCCCTGAACCTGGTGGTCGGCATCAGCGGCGAGCTGAGCCTCGGCCATGCCGGATTCATGAGCATCGGCGCATTTACCGGCATCGTGACATCGGGCTGGCTGCTGAACGGATTTGAAATGCAGGATCCGACGCTGCGGCTGCTGATCGCGATTGCTGCGGGCGGGCTGATTGCCGGCATTTTCGGCGTGTTGATCGGCATTCCCGTGCTGCGGCTCCGGGGCGACTACCTGGCGATTGTGACGCTGGCCTTCGGTGAAATCATCAAGAATGTCATGAACTGCGTCTATGCCTCTGTGGACGGAAAGGCGCTGCATTTCGGTTTCCTGAACAGTGCGCTGCCGGGAACCCTGCTGCTGAACGGCCCGATGGGCGCCGTGAAGGTGAAGGCGATCTCGACTTTTACCGCCGGGTTTATCCTGGTGATGCTGACACTGGTTGTGGTGCTGAACCTGGTGAACTCCCGGTCCGGCCGCGCGATTATGGCCGCGCGGGACAACCGGATCGCGGCGGAAGCCATGGGAATCAGCATTACCAAATACAAGATGATGGCCTTTGTAACCGCCGCGGTGCTGGCAGGCATGGCTGGTGCGCTGTACGGACTGAGCATGGCCACGCTGGTGCCGACCAAGTTCAGCTTCAACGAATCCATCAACGTGCTGGTATTCGTGGTGCTGGGTGGCATCGGGAATATTCCCGGATCGATCGTGGCGGCCACGGCGCTGACCATCCTGCCGGAGCGGCTGCGCTTCCTGCAGAATTACCGGATGCTGGCCTATGCGGTCCTGCTGATCCTGGTGATGCTGCTGAGCAACAACCCGACGGTGAAGAGCCTGTGGCGCAGGCTGATTCCCGGCCGGAAACAGGACGGAGAGGAGGCGCTGAAGGCATGA
- a CDS encoding branched-chain amino acid ABC transporter permease, with protein MIFLSNLVNGISLGSIYAIIALGYTMVYGIAKMLNFAHGDVIMVGAYITFCAAQYWNMPLPVSLLIAMLVCTALGITIEKLAYKPLRQATSLAVLITAIGMSYLLQNTALLIWGANPKVFPDMLNIGSISLFGGRLIIKGETLITILVNIVIMSALTLFISRSRTGKAMRCVSEDKGAAELMGINVNTTISVTFAIGSALAAIAGLLLCSSYPMLQPTTGSMPGIKAFTAAVFGGIGSIPGAMLGGVLLGVIEILGKAYISTELGDAIVFAVLIIVLLVRPTGLLGKPVREKV; from the coding sequence ATGATATTCCTGTCCAACCTGGTGAACGGAATCAGCCTGGGCAGCATCTACGCGATTATCGCACTGGGATATACCATGGTGTACGGAATCGCGAAGATGCTGAACTTTGCCCATGGCGACGTCATCATGGTCGGCGCGTACATTACCTTCTGCGCCGCCCAGTACTGGAATATGCCGCTGCCGGTATCGCTGCTGATCGCGATGCTCGTCTGCACGGCACTGGGCATCACGATTGAAAAGCTGGCGTATAAACCGCTCCGGCAGGCAACCAGCCTGGCAGTGCTCATTACCGCCATCGGCATGAGCTACCTGCTGCAGAATACGGCGCTGCTGATCTGGGGCGCCAATCCGAAGGTGTTCCCGGACATGCTGAACATCGGCTCCATTTCCCTGTTCGGCGGGAGACTGATCATCAAGGGCGAGACCCTGATCACCATCCTGGTCAATATTGTGATCATGTCGGCACTGACGCTGTTTATTTCCCGCAGCCGCACGGGCAAGGCCATGCGCTGCGTATCGGAGGACAAGGGCGCCGCGGAACTGATGGGCATCAATGTGAACACCACGATCTCCGTGACGTTTGCCATCGGCTCGGCACTGGCGGCCATTGCAGGCCTGCTGCTGTGCTCCTCCTATCCGATGCTCCAGCCGACAACCGGCTCCATGCCGGGCATCAAGGCATTTACCGCCGCGGTGTTCGGCGGGATCGGATCGATCCCCGGCGCCATGCTGGGAGGTGTGCTGCTGGGTGTGATCGAGATCCTGGGCAAGGCATATATCTCCACGGAACTGGGCGACGCGATCGTTTTCGCGGTGCTGATTATTGTACTGCTCGTACGGCCGACCGGCCTGCTCGGAAAGCCCGTACGGGAGAAAGTGTGA
- a CDS encoding ABC transporter substrate-binding protein — translation MKNTLKILCLVLVAILCLVMTGCQKEEAKPAATEAPAATEAPAEEAAPAEEAKTELTLTIAHIGPQTGGAAVYGLATYRGAQIAADEITAADNGVKIVLLNEDDTHDAEKAVNAYNSVMEKGAQMIVGTTTTAPCIAVGAKAFEERVFMLTPSASSTDVTADKDNVYQLCFTDPNQGSASAAVIKEKNLGTKIAVIYNNADAYSTGIYQTFVEKAAELGLEIVSTTTFTDETTDYSVQVADAQNKGADLVFLPIYYTPASQILIAANSIGYAPTFFGVDGMDGILTLEGFDTKLAEGVMLLTPFVADAKDDLTVKFVTKYQELYNEIPNQFAADAYDCVYALVEAAQKAGVQSGDKAEAICDNMIKAMQELKISGLTGTMSWSANGEVDKVPTAMVIKDGAYVGLDN, via the coding sequence ATGAAGAACACCCTGAAAATTCTGTGCCTGGTGCTTGTTGCCATCCTTTGTCTGGTGATGACCGGCTGCCAGAAGGAAGAAGCAAAACCCGCTGCGACCGAGGCCCCCGCTGCCACGGAAGCTCCCGCTGAAGAGGCGGCGCCTGCTGAAGAAGCCAAGACCGAACTGACACTGACCATTGCGCACATCGGCCCGCAGACCGGCGGCGCTGCCGTATACGGCCTGGCGACCTACCGGGGCGCGCAGATTGCTGCTGACGAGATTACTGCCGCGGATAACGGCGTCAAGATCGTCCTGCTGAACGAAGATGACACACACGATGCCGAGAAGGCCGTGAACGCGTACAACAGCGTTATGGAAAAGGGCGCACAGATGATCGTGGGCACCACGACAACCGCTCCCTGCATTGCTGTCGGCGCCAAGGCGTTCGAAGAGCGCGTTTTCATGCTGACTCCCTCCGCATCCTCCACGGACGTGACCGCGGACAAGGATAACGTATACCAGCTGTGCTTCACGGACCCGAACCAGGGCTCCGCTTCCGCCGCTGTTATCAAGGAAAAGAACCTGGGCACCAAGATCGCCGTGATCTACAACAATGCGGACGCCTATTCCACGGGTATCTACCAGACCTTCGTGGAAAAGGCCGCTGAACTGGGCCTGGAGATCGTTTCCACCACCACATTCACTGATGAAACCACCGACTACTCCGTGCAGGTGGCGGATGCGCAGAACAAGGGCGCTGACCTCGTGTTCCTGCCCATCTACTACACGCCGGCTTCCCAGATCCTGATTGCTGCGAACAGCATCGGCTATGCGCCCACCTTCTTCGGCGTGGACGGCATGGACGGCATCCTGACCCTCGAAGGCTTCGACACGAAGCTGGCGGAAGGCGTGATGCTGCTGACCCCCTTCGTCGCGGACGCGAAGGATGACCTGACCGTGAAGTTCGTGACCAAGTACCAGGAACTGTACAACGAGATCCCCAACCAGTTTGCTGCGGACGCCTATGACTGCGTGTACGCGCTGGTGGAAGCGGCCCAGAAGGCCGGTGTCCAGAGCGGTGACAAGGCCGAAGCGATCTGCGACAACATGATCAAGGCCATGCAGGAACTGAAGATTTCCGGCCTGACCGGCACCATGAGCTGGAGCGCCAACGGCGAAGTGGACAAGGTGCCTACCGCCATGGTGATCAAGGACGGCGCTTACGTCGGACTGGACAACTGA
- a CDS encoding prephenate dehydrogenase → MEWISRKNILIVGLGLMGGSYARGLKRLGFHVSAIDRDPEAIRWALEHDVIDRGYDHVDETTVREADAAIFALYPGVFLEWVRDWQHLFKPGLMMTDVTGVKSCVVYDIQAALRDDVEFIAAHPMAGREVYGVQNSDERIFRDANYIVVPTEKNTPEAIEWCRSLGRILGFRHIAELTPEQHDEMIGFVSQLTHVIAVSLMTCSDNTHLVDYTGDSFRDLTRIARINDAMWSELFLMNREPLLKQMDVFLAEVSRFRDMLAAGDREGMREKMRLSTQRRALFDKK, encoded by the coding sequence ATGGAATGGATCAGCAGGAAAAATATCCTGATTGTCGGTCTCGGACTGATGGGCGGAAGCTATGCCCGGGGACTGAAGCGGCTGGGATTCCACGTCAGCGCGATTGACCGGGATCCGGAAGCCATTCGCTGGGCGCTGGAGCATGACGTGATTGACCGCGGATATGACCATGTGGACGAAACGACCGTGCGGGAGGCAGACGCAGCGATCTTCGCACTGTACCCCGGCGTATTCCTGGAATGGGTCCGCGACTGGCAGCACCTGTTCAAGCCTGGCCTGATGATGACGGACGTGACCGGCGTGAAGAGCTGCGTGGTGTATGATATCCAGGCGGCGCTGCGGGATGACGTAGAGTTTATCGCCGCCCACCCGATGGCCGGCCGCGAGGTGTACGGCGTGCAGAACAGCGACGAGCGGATTTTCCGGGACGCGAACTATATTGTGGTCCCCACGGAGAAGAATACGCCGGAAGCAATTGAATGGTGCCGGAGCCTCGGACGGATCCTGGGCTTCCGCCACATTGCGGAGCTGACACCGGAACAGCATGACGAGATGATCGGCTTCGTATCGCAGTTGACGCATGTGATCGCGGTGAGCCTGATGACCTGCTCGGACAACACACACCTGGTGGATTACACCGGCGACTCCTTCCGGGACCTGACCCGGATCGCGCGGATCAACGACGCGATGTGGAGCGAGCTTTTCCTGATGAATCGGGAACCGCTGCTGAAGCAGATGGACGTGTTCCTGGCAGAGGTCAGCCGGTTCCGGGACATGCTGGCGGCGGGAGACCGGGAAGGCATGCGGGAGAAGATGCGGCTGTCGACGCAGCGGCGGGCACTGTTTGATAAAAAGTAA
- a CDS encoding ABC transporter ATP-binding protein, whose amino-acid sequence MSETRRQQTPMVPYPSGAFVPERDLGTMPVLECSHLGIDFGGLKAVDDFNVIMGKTEIGGLIGPNGAGKTTVFNLLTRVYQPTRGTMMLEGRDMGSMTTVDANKAGIARTFQNIRLFDNMTVEENVRIGLHNQIRYGMFSGILRMPKYWKAEKKQHEEALELLNIFDMASMADMRAGSLPYGAQRRLEIVRALATHPKLLLLDEPAAGMNPHETEELMDNIIRIRDQFQIAILLIEHDMNLVMGICEDICVLNFGRIIAKGTPDEIQRNPAVIEAYLGKQKEAQA is encoded by the coding sequence ATGAGCGAAACGAGAAGACAGCAGACGCCGATGGTGCCGTATCCCTCCGGCGCATTCGTCCCGGAACGGGACCTGGGCACCATGCCGGTGCTGGAGTGCAGCCACCTGGGGATTGATTTCGGCGGCCTGAAGGCTGTGGATGATTTCAATGTCATCATGGGCAAAACGGAGATCGGCGGCCTGATCGGCCCGAACGGTGCCGGGAAGACGACGGTGTTCAACCTGCTGACGCGGGTATACCAGCCGACGCGCGGCACGATGATGCTGGAAGGGCGCGACATGGGCTCCATGACCACCGTTGACGCCAACAAGGCGGGCATTGCCCGGACGTTCCAGAATATCCGGCTGTTTGACAACATGACCGTGGAAGAGAACGTGCGCATCGGTCTGCACAACCAGATCCGGTACGGCATGTTCAGCGGGATCCTGCGGATGCCGAAGTACTGGAAGGCGGAAAAGAAACAGCATGAAGAAGCCCTGGAGCTGCTGAATATCTTCGATATGGCTTCGATGGCGGATATGCGGGCGGGCAGCCTGCCCTACGGCGCACAGCGCCGGCTGGAAATCGTGCGCGCCCTGGCAACGCATCCGAAGCTGCTGCTGCTGGACGAGCCGGCCGCCGGCATGAACCCGCACGAGACCGAAGAACTGATGGACAACATCATCCGGATCCGCGACCAGTTCCAGATTGCGATCCTCCTGATTGAGCATGACATGAACCTGGTGATGGGAATCTGCGAGGACATCTGTGTGCTGAACTTCGGCCGGATTATTGCCAAGGGTACGCCGGACGAGATCCAGCGGAACCCCGCGGTGATTGAAGCCTACCTGGGCAAACAGAAGGAGGCGCAGGCATGA
- a CDS encoding 3-deoxy-7-phosphoheptulonate synthase, with protein MNMIFERKLAIPMEVKEMYPLTGEMSRTVEKRIAELKSIFAGRDDRFILVIGPCSADHEDSVMEYVLRLGELAEKVKDKLFIVPRIYTNKPRTTGEGYKGMLHQPDPDEKPDMFKGIIAIRKLHMRVLQETGMAAADEMLYPENHKYLDDMLGYVAVGARSVEDQQHRLTASGIEVPVGMKNPTSGDFQVMLNAIQAAQHGHTFIYRGWEARSEGNPYAHAILRGSTNKHGQPQPNYHYEDLIRIKDFYQERELQNPAVVVDVNHANSGKQYIEQIRISKEVLHSRRYNESLRKLVKGLMIESYLVDGNQKVGGGVYGQSITDPCLGWEKTEKLVLEIAEQV; from the coding sequence ATGAACATGATATTTGAACGGAAACTGGCCATCCCCATGGAGGTTAAGGAAATGTACCCGCTGACCGGGGAAATGAGCCGGACAGTGGAGAAGCGGATTGCCGAGCTGAAAAGCATTTTTGCCGGCCGGGACGACCGGTTTATCCTGGTGATCGGACCGTGCAGCGCGGATCATGAGGACAGCGTGATGGAATATGTGCTGCGGCTGGGTGAGCTGGCGGAAAAGGTGAAGGACAAGCTGTTCATTGTTCCGCGGATCTACACCAACAAGCCGCGTACCACGGGGGAAGGCTACAAGGGCATGCTGCACCAGCCGGATCCGGACGAAAAACCGGATATGTTCAAGGGAATCATCGCGATCCGGAAGCTGCATATGCGGGTGCTGCAAGAGACCGGGATGGCGGCGGCCGATGAAATGCTGTATCCGGAAAACCACAAGTACCTGGATGATATGCTGGGATATGTGGCGGTCGGCGCACGGTCCGTGGAGGACCAGCAGCACCGGCTGACGGCCAGCGGAATCGAGGTGCCGGTGGGCATGAAAAACCCGACCAGCGGCGATTTCCAGGTGATGCTGAATGCCATCCAGGCGGCCCAGCACGGACATACGTTCATCTACCGCGGATGGGAGGCGCGCTCCGAGGGCAATCCCTACGCCCATGCCATCCTGCGCGGATCGACCAACAAGCATGGCCAACCCCAGCCGAACTACCACTACGAAGACCTGATCCGAATCAAGGATTTCTACCAAGAACGGGAGCTGCAGAATCCGGCGGTGGTGGTGGATGTGAACCATGCGAACTCCGGCAAGCAGTACATCGAGCAGATCCGGATCTCCAAGGAAGTGCTGCACAGCCGGCGGTACAACGAGTCGCTGCGAAAGCTGGTAAAAGGCCTGATGATCGAAAGCTACCTGGTGGACGGGAACCAGAAGGTCGGCGGCGGGGTTTACGGACAGTCGATTACTGATCCATGCCTCGGATGGGAAAAGACGGAAAAGCTGGTGCTCGAAATCGCCGAGCAGGTATAA
- a CDS encoding DUF1846 domain-containing protein: MKIGFDHEQYTRMQSERIIQRIDEFGGKLYLELGGKLFDDYHASRVLPGFQPDSKVQMLLKLKDKEEILIAINADDIEKSKVRGDLGITYDLDTLRLIDAFRGIGLYVGSVVLTRWTGQQAAVAFEQRLNSLGIKTYRHYPIEGYPTDVEHIVSDEGFGRNDYVETTRPLVLVTAPGPGSGKMATCLSQLYQENRRGIKAGYAKFETFPIWNLPLKHPVNVAYEAATADLSDVNMIDPYHLEAYGITTVNYNRDIEIFPVLNALFEHVWGKSPYKSPTDMGVNMAGMCITDDQACREAAEKEILRRWYTARCQFLQGHAAREEAEKIRLLMNHLNLSDSIRPVIAAARTRAEDTGSPALAIELPDGEIVTGKTTNLLGPSAAVILNAVKRLGNIPKNVHLISPEVIGPVQDLKCKYLGNHNPRLHSDEVLVALSVSAASDPNAAKALSMLPLLKNCEAHSTVILPAVDDNTFRRLGVNLTCDPSYQSHKLYHK, encoded by the coding sequence ATGAAAATCGGTTTTGATCATGAACAGTATACCCGCATGCAGTCGGAGCGCATTATCCAGCGCATTGACGAGTTCGGCGGAAAGCTCTACCTGGAGCTGGGCGGCAAACTGTTTGATGACTACCATGCCAGCCGTGTCCTTCCCGGCTTCCAGCCGGACAGCAAAGTCCAGATGCTCCTGAAGCTCAAGGATAAGGAAGAAATCCTCATCGCAATCAATGCGGACGACATCGAAAAGAGCAAGGTCCGCGGCGATCTGGGCATCACCTACGACCTGGACACCCTCCGCCTGATCGACGCGTTCCGCGGCATCGGCCTGTATGTCGGGTCCGTCGTGCTCACCCGCTGGACCGGCCAGCAGGCGGCCGTCGCCTTCGAGCAGCGGCTGAATTCCCTGGGGATCAAAACCTACCGTCATTATCCCATCGAAGGGTATCCCACCGATGTGGAGCATATCGTCAGCGACGAGGGCTTCGGCCGCAATGATTACGTCGAGACCACCCGCCCGCTGGTGCTGGTCACGGCGCCCGGCCCCGGAAGCGGAAAAATGGCCACCTGCCTGTCCCAGCTGTATCAGGAAAACCGCCGCGGCATCAAGGCCGGCTATGCCAAGTTCGAAACCTTCCCTATCTGGAATCTCCCGCTCAAGCATCCGGTCAACGTAGCCTATGAGGCCGCCACTGCGGACCTGAGCGATGTGAATATGATCGACCCCTACCATCTCGAAGCGTACGGGATCACCACTGTCAACTACAACCGGGATATCGAGATTTTCCCGGTGCTCAACGCCCTCTTCGAGCACGTCTGGGGCAAGTCCCCCTACAAGAGCCCGACGGATATGGGCGTCAATATGGCCGGCATGTGCATCACGGATGACCAGGCCTGCCGCGAAGCGGCCGAGAAGGAAATCCTCCGCCGCTGGTATACCGCCCGCTGCCAGTTCCTACAGGGACATGCCGCACGTGAGGAAGCCGAGAAAATCCGCCTCCTGATGAACCACCTCAACCTGAGCGACAGCATCCGTCCCGTGATTGCGGCCGCCCGCACCCGTGCGGAGGACACCGGCAGTCCCGCCCTGGCGATTGAACTGCCGGACGGCGAAATCGTCACCGGCAAGACCACCAACCTGCTCGGCCCGTCCGCCGCCGTTATCCTGAACGCGGTCAAGCGCCTGGGCAATATTCCGAAGAATGTGCACCTGATCTCCCCGGAGGTCATCGGTCCTGTGCAGGATCTGAAGTGCAAGTACCTGGGCAATCATAACCCCCGCCTGCATTCCGATGAGGTCCTGGTCGCGCTCTCCGTTTCCGCCGCGTCCGACCCGAACGCCGCAAAAGCCCTGAGCATGCTGCCGCTGCTGAAAAACTGTGAAGCCCATTCCACGGTGATCCTCCCCGCGGTGGATGACAATACCTTCCGCCGCCTGGGCGTCAACCTCACCTGCGACCCGAGCTACCAGTCCCACAAGCTGTACCACAAATAA
- a CDS encoding 3-phosphoshikimate 1-carboxyvinyltransferase, producing the protein MRAVIQPGNPRGRMEAPPSKSMAHRLLICAGFAEGESVIRHVDASEDILATADCLRALGAEVRIEEETAYIRGCDPRKAGEALLACRESGSTLRFMIPAALLCGKDIRFTGSERLMSRPLTVYEALCAERGMVFVREDGGLRVRGTLTSGAYTVRGDISSQFISGLMLALPLTGADSRIGILPPLESRPYLDLTVQALRDSGIEAEWDGEYALNIPAGAYRARETMVEGDYSNAAYLDILNDAGGKVELTGLRTDSLQGDRVYSRYLAEIRKGTPELDLTDCPDLAPALIAAAALNHGAKLTGTRRLRMKESDRGEAMREEMAKFGIILENKENEILIPGKMPEAPAEPLDGHNDHRIVMALAAVCARTGGTLDGAEAVRKSLPDYWDRLAALGIQAEVEPWNGSAGKIS; encoded by the coding sequence ATGAGGGCGGTAATTCAGCCCGGAAATCCCCGGGGCCGGATGGAAGCGCCGCCCTCCAAGTCCATGGCCCACCGCCTGCTGATCTGCGCGGGATTCGCGGAAGGTGAAAGCGTGATCCGCCATGTGGACGCAAGTGAGGATATCCTGGCTACGGCAGACTGCCTGCGCGCGCTTGGAGCGGAGGTCCGGATCGAAGAAGAAACAGCATATATCCGCGGATGCGATCCGCGGAAGGCGGGGGAAGCGCTCCTGGCCTGCCGGGAGAGCGGAAGCACCCTGCGGTTTATGATTCCCGCTGCGCTGCTGTGCGGAAAAGATATCCGGTTTACCGGCAGCGAGCGACTGATGAGCCGGCCACTGACGGTGTATGAAGCGCTCTGCGCGGAGCGCGGAATGGTATTTGTCCGGGAAGACGGCGGACTGCGGGTGCGCGGGACGCTGACGTCCGGGGCGTATACCGTGCGCGGGGACATCAGCAGCCAGTTTATTTCCGGCCTGATGCTGGCCCTGCCGCTGACCGGTGCGGACAGCCGGATCGGGATCCTGCCACCGCTGGAAAGCCGCCCGTACCTGGACCTGACGGTGCAGGCACTGCGGGATTCCGGGATTGAAGCGGAATGGGACGGGGAATATGCCCTGAACATTCCCGCCGGCGCATACCGGGCACGGGAGACGATGGTGGAAGGCGACTATTCCAACGCCGCGTACCTGGATATCCTGAATGACGCAGGCGGGAAAGTGGAGCTGACCGGGCTGCGGACGGACAGCCTGCAGGGAGACCGGGTATACAGCCGCTACCTGGCGGAGATCCGGAAAGGAACGCCGGAGCTGGATCTGACGGACTGCCCGGACCTGGCGCCGGCCCTGATTGCCGCCGCGGCGCTGAACCACGGCGCTAAGCTGACCGGAACCCGGAGACTGCGGATGAAGGAAAGCGACCGGGGTGAAGCCATGCGGGAAGAAATGGCCAAGTTCGGTATCATCCTGGAAAATAAGGAAAATGAAATCCTGATTCCCGGCAAGATGCCGGAGGCACCGGCGGAGCCGCTGGACGGCCACAACGACCACCGGATCGTGATGGCGCTGGCGGCAGTGTGTGCGAGGACCGGCGGGACGCTGGACGGCGCGGAGGCGGTCCGCAAAAGCCTGCCGGACTACTGGGACCGGCTGGCCGCGCTGGGAATACAGGCGGAGGTGGAACCATGGAATGGATCAGCAGGAAAAATATCCTGA
- the aroQ gene encoding type II 3-dehydroquinate dehydratase, which translates to MRILVINGPNLNMLGIREPDIYGRETYESLCRKIREHAEKRGIEVTLFQSNHEGALVDAIQSAYGREDGIVINPGAYTHTSIAILDAMKAVGIRAVEVHISDVNAREEFRKVSYIRAACEKTISGHGTDGYLEAMDYLAGTEDGK; encoded by the coding sequence ATGAGGATCCTGGTGATCAACGGACCGAACCTGAATATGCTGGGAATCCGGGAACCGGATATCTACGGCCGGGAGACCTATGAGAGCCTGTGCCGGAAGATCCGGGAGCATGCTGAGAAGCGGGGGATTGAGGTCACCCTTTTCCAGTCCAACCATGAAGGCGCGCTGGTGGATGCCATCCAGTCGGCCTACGGCCGGGAGGACGGCATTGTGATCAATCCCGGCGCGTATACGCATACGAGCATTGCCATCCTGGACGCAATGAAGGCGGTCGGCATCCGGGCGGTGGAGGTACATATCTCCGACGTGAATGCCCGGGAGGAATTCCGGAAGGTGAGCTATATCCGCGCGGCCTGCGAGAAAACGATCTCCGGCCATGGAACGGACGGATACCTGGAAGCGATGGACTACCTTGCCGGTACGGAGGACGGGAAATGA
- a CDS encoding ABC transporter ATP-binding protein produces the protein MSENQLPLLKVNNLHVYYGAIHAIKGITLEVNEGEIVTLIGANGAGKSTTLNTIVGLLKPRQGSIAFAGMPVDGIPASKMVYRGLSLCPEGRRIFQQMTVKDNLVMGGFSRPNEELQESMEHVYSFFPRLKEREKQIAGTLSGGEQQMLAMGRALMSKPKLMMLDEPSMGLAPILVDQIFDIIRELHSSGVTILLVEQNAQMALSVANRAYVLETGTISMSGDAQDLLQNDDVRKAYLGK, from the coding sequence ATGAGCGAGAACCAGCTTCCGCTGCTGAAGGTCAACAACCTGCACGTCTACTACGGCGCGATCCACGCGATCAAGGGGATCACGCTGGAAGTGAATGAGGGGGAAATTGTGACCCTGATCGGCGCCAACGGCGCCGGAAAATCCACCACACTGAACACCATTGTGGGACTGCTGAAGCCCCGGCAGGGGTCCATCGCCTTTGCCGGAATGCCGGTGGACGGGATCCCCGCGTCGAAAATGGTTTACCGGGGACTGAGCCTGTGCCCGGAAGGACGGCGGATTTTCCAGCAGATGACCGTAAAGGACAACCTGGTGATGGGCGGATTCTCCCGCCCGAACGAAGAACTGCAGGAATCCATGGAGCATGTATACTCCTTCTTCCCGCGGCTGAAGGAACGCGAAAAGCAGATTGCCGGCACGCTGTCCGGCGGCGAGCAGCAGATGCTGGCCATGGGCCGCGCGCTGATGAGCAAGCCGAAACTGATGATGCTGGATGAACCGTCGATGGGCCTTGCACCGATCCTGGTGGACCAGATCTTCGACATCATCCGGGAACTGCACTCTTCCGGCGTGACGATCCTGCTGGTGGAACAGAACGCGCAGATGGCGCTGTCCGTCGCAAACCGCGCGTATGTGCTGGAAACCGGGACCATTTCCATGTCCGGCGATGCACAGGACCTGCTGCAGAATGACGACGTCCGGAAAGCATACCTGGGCAAATAA